From Mesorhizobium sp. AR02, a single genomic window includes:
- a CDS encoding LacI family DNA-binding transcriptional regulator, with the protein MAKRPTVSDLARASGVSVATVDRVLNSRLPVREETAQRVYEAATVIGYHAAPLIKQRIRQDLPEYRLGFLLQKPEQHFYQEFARELEAATTHASRFRGVAVIDFWSSQAPEDIVVHLEKLAAKTNAVALVSPDHPTVTVAVESLKARGIPVFSLLSDCASGVREGYVGLDNRKVGRTAAWMIAKCARRPGKVAVFVGSHRFHGQELREIGVRAYFREHAPDFIVLETLVNLETADLTHDAMLDLLERHPDLVGCYIAGGGMEGAITAVRMAMPAQPPVMICNEITPESRAALANNILTMVLATPLARLGSDLVDLMAHTIKDGAANAPGQTFLPFDIYLPENI; encoded by the coding sequence TTGGCCAAGCGACCAACGGTTTCGGATTTGGCTCGGGCATCCGGGGTCAGCGTGGCGACGGTCGACAGGGTTTTGAACAGCCGCCTTCCGGTGCGCGAGGAGACGGCGCAGCGGGTCTATGAGGCGGCGACCGTCATCGGCTACCATGCCGCGCCCCTGATCAAGCAGCGGATCCGCCAGGATCTCCCGGAATACCGGCTGGGCTTTCTTCTGCAGAAGCCCGAGCAGCATTTCTATCAGGAGTTCGCGCGCGAGTTGGAGGCCGCGACGACCCATGCGTCGCGGTTCCGCGGCGTTGCGGTCATTGATTTCTGGTCGAGCCAGGCTCCCGAGGACATCGTCGTCCATCTGGAGAAACTTGCAGCGAAAACGAACGCCGTCGCGTTGGTCAGCCCCGATCATCCAACGGTCACGGTCGCCGTGGAGAGCTTGAAGGCCCGCGGTATTCCGGTGTTTTCGCTCCTGTCCGATTGCGCCTCCGGCGTACGGGAGGGCTATGTGGGCCTCGACAACCGCAAGGTAGGACGCACCGCCGCGTGGATGATCGCGAAGTGCGCTAGGCGGCCCGGCAAGGTCGCGGTGTTTGTCGGCAGCCACCGCTTTCACGGCCAAGAGTTGCGCGAGATCGGCGTGCGCGCCTACTTCCGGGAACACGCACCGGACTTCATAGTACTTGAGACGCTGGTCAATCTCGAGACGGCCGATTTGACCCACGATGCAATGCTCGACCTGCTCGAGAGGCATCCCGATCTCGTCGGGTGCTACATAGCCGGGGGCGGCATGGAGGGAGCTATCACGGCGGTGAGAATGGCCATGCCTGCCCAGCCTCCGGTCATGATCTGCAACGAGATAACGCCTGAGTCGCGCGCTGCACTCGCCAACAACATCCTCACCATGGTGCTCGCAACGCCGCTGGCGCGGCTGGGCAGCGATCTCGTCGATCTCATGGCGCATACCATCAAGGACGGCGCCGCCAACGCGCCGGGACAGACCTTCCTGCCCTTCGACATCTACCTGCCGGAGAATATCTAG
- a CDS encoding transposase, with protein MQGLEMVGKKPRFGEEEKLSMLLRMQSGENVSRLADELGIHRQRLYAWREQLRVCGNLTPSRQGRPKKRPPEAPPDRQALAAVFALSAEQRRADGLTKARRRIVELERKIGQQQVELDFFFKKPCGMSGAVNSRKTHLAVQRLRSHSKNDSPCAARLSRN; from the coding sequence TTGCAGGGACTGGAAATGGTTGGAAAAAAGCCGAGATTTGGCGAAGAAGAGAAACTCTCCATGCTCCTACGGATGCAAAGCGGGGAGAACGTCAGCCGGCTGGCTGATGAACTGGGTATTCACCGCCAACGCTTATATGCCTGGCGTGAACAGTTGCGGGTGTGTGGCAATCTAACGCCGAGCCGACAGGGGCGTCCAAAGAAGCGGCCTCCCGAGGCACCACCAGATCGGCAAGCCTTGGCGGCAGTTTTTGCACTGTCGGCTGAACAGCGTCGTGCCGATGGGTTGACAAAAGCCCGTCGCCGCATTGTCGAACTTGAACGCAAGATTGGGCAGCAACAGGTTGAACTTGATTTTTTTTTCAAGAAGCCTTGCGGCATGTCAGGGGCAGTCAACAGCAGAAAGACGCACCTGGCGGTGCAGCGTCTTCGAAGTCATTCAAAAAATGACAGCCCATGTGCCGCAAGGCTCTCCAGGAATTGA
- a CDS encoding IS3 family transposase, with translation MCRRAGVSRAGYYRHWRQSAPRQEETGLRDVIQRLALANRHYGYRRIGALLGREGWQVNHKRVLRVMGEDNLLCLRTRPFVPRTTDSRHSWRVVPNLARGMELTGVNQLWVADITYCAPRPDVGEAYDWNAKEKGGF, from the coding sequence ATGTGCCGTCGCGCCGGTGTCAGCAGGGCTGGATACTATCGGCACTGGCGACAGTCGGCGCCGCGTCAGGAAGAAACTGGTCTGCGAGATGTTATTCAAAGGCTGGCCTTGGCCAACCGGCACTATGGCTATCGCCGGATCGGCGCCCTTCTTGGCCGCGAGGGTTGGCAGGTAAACCACAAACGTGTGTTGCGGGTAATGGGGGAGGATAATCTCTTATGTTTGCGCACTCGGCCATTTGTGCCGCGCACTACGGATTCCCGGCACAGCTGGCGGGTGGTGCCGAACCTTGCCAGAGGCATGGAACTGACAGGCGTCAACCAGCTTTGGGTCGCCGACATCACGTATTGTGCGCCTCGCCCTGATGTTGGGGAAGCGTATGACTGGAATGCAAAAGAGAAAGGAGGATTTTAA
- a CDS encoding DDE-type integrase/transposase/recombinase, translating to MLLWPWAKFEWRAVCAERCKYGSGRRSASALLTPLHLAEQFAYLAVVLDAFSRKVIGWALELHLRASLAVDALKMAISARVPVPGSLIHHSDRGVQRLHQLF from the coding sequence ATGTTGCTATGGCCATGGGCCAAGTTTGAATGGAGAGCCGTATGCGCTGAAAGGTGCAAGTACGGTTCGGGGAGGAGAAGCGCATCTGCGCTTCTTACACCACTGCACCTTGCCGAGCAGTTCGCCTATCTGGCGGTTGTGCTCGATGCATTCAGTCGCAAGGTCATCGGATGGGCGCTCGAACTCCACTTGCGGGCCAGCCTTGCTGTCGATGCCCTAAAAATGGCGATCTCCGCACGTGTTCCGGTTCCCGGCAGTTTGATCCATCATTCGGACAGAGGAGTTCAACGCTTGCACCAGCTATTCTGA
- a CDS encoding integrase core domain-containing protein has protein sequence MSRVGNPYDNARAESFMKTLKQEEVAGLAYRDAPDARRRIASFIEDVYNRQRLHSALDYLTPEE, from the coding sequence ATGAGCCGGGTGGGGAACCCTTATGATAACGCACGCGCGGAAAGCTTCATGAAAACCTTGAAGCAGGAAGAAGTCGCAGGATTGGCCTATCGCGATGCACCCGATGCCCGGCGACGTATCGCGAGCTTCATTGAAGATGTCTACAATCGGCAACGGCTGCATTCAGCACTCGACTATCTCACCCCGGAAGAATAA
- a CDS encoding signal peptidase II: MRKESKRDAAGRFHPAATAAAIVSVAALMLDLGTKMWVRASLPSPDGLDPLPFLALRPRYSEGTTFGLLSGGTTLGLTVLVTVTVLAILGLWWWVARAQGPQVIVGAGLMAAGALGNLVDQLTIGMVTDFIGLHVGGWYFVIFNLADIWLVLGSILVFFGSRERRNEGPGEA; the protein is encoded by the coding sequence TTGAGAAAAGAAAGCAAGCGAGATGCCGCGGGGCGGTTCCATCCAGCCGCGACTGCGGCGGCAATCGTCTCCGTCGCAGCGTTGATGCTCGACTTGGGGACAAAGATGTGGGTACGCGCGTCACTTCCATCTCCCGACGGGCTCGACCCATTACCGTTTTTGGCGCTGCGCCCGCGGTACAGCGAGGGCACGACGTTCGGCCTGCTGTCAGGTGGCACCACATTAGGTCTGACGGTTTTGGTGACGGTAACCGTGCTGGCTATCCTTGGTCTTTGGTGGTGGGTCGCGCGTGCCCAAGGGCCACAGGTCATTGTTGGCGCTGGTCTCATGGCAGCCGGTGCGCTCGGTAATCTCGTCGATCAGCTGACCATAGGGATGGTGACGGATTTTATAGGTCTGCACGTAGGCGGCTGGTATTTCGTCATCTTCAATCTGGCCGACATTTGGCTGGTTCTTGGTTCGATTCTGGTGTTCTTTGGCTCACGGGAGAGACGCAACGAGGGTCCCGGGGAAGCATAG
- a CDS encoding IS1380 family transposase yields the protein MTENTLLPLSFPAVGRKKITAAFDGGRITSDGGVMLLAAAERRLQLADRLAAVIHDRRDPERVTHAMADILRARIFAIACGYEDANDLDRLRTDPAFKLACGRLPDSGIDLCSQPTCSRLENLPDLRTVIRLSWVLVDLWLSSYAAPPASVTLDIDDTLDVVHGHQQLSLFNAHYDERCFLPIHIYDAATGRPVAMILRPGKTPAGKEIRGHLRRLVRRIRARWPTTRILIRGDSHYGRAQVMAWCENNAIDYLFGLPGNKVLQRLVDESADDIRTRRALERKPVLRGYAETRYKAKSWKAERRTCARIEATTLGLDIRFVVTNLDKGSAEHIYDVIYCARGQAENLIKMHKSQLASDRTSCRSPIANQVRLVLHTAAYWLMLTLREAVPTTHHLRNAEFATLRLRLLKLGARVIETVSRIRLAFAAACPEASLFRAIASNLLPTGP from the coding sequence ATGACCGAGAATACGTTGCTGCCGCTGTCTTTTCCAGCCGTCGGACGCAAGAAGATCACAGCTGCGTTTGACGGCGGCCGCATCACCTCGGATGGCGGCGTCATGCTTCTGGCCGCAGCCGAGCGTCGCCTGCAACTGGCCGACAGGCTGGCCGCGGTGATCCACGATCGGCGCGATCCAGAGCGGGTGACGCACGCCATGGCCGACATTCTGCGCGCCCGCATCTTTGCGATCGCGTGCGGCTACGAGGACGCCAATGATCTCGACCGACTGCGTACCGACCCGGCCTTCAAGCTCGCCTGCGGGCGGCTGCCCGACAGCGGGATTGATCTGTGCTCGCAGCCGACCTGCTCGCGGCTGGAGAACCTGCCTGACCTGCGCACCGTCATCCGGCTCAGCTGGGTGCTGGTCGATCTCTGGCTGTCGAGCTATGCCGCGCCGCCCGCAAGCGTCACGCTCGACATCGATGATACGCTGGATGTCGTTCACGGCCATCAGCAGCTCTCGCTCTTCAACGCCCACTACGACGAGCGTTGCTTCCTGCCGATCCACATCTACGACGCCGCGACAGGACGCCCGGTCGCCATGATCCTGCGTCCTGGCAAGACCCCGGCGGGCAAGGAGATCCGCGGCCATCTGCGCCGTCTCGTGCGCCGCATCCGCGCCCGCTGGCCGACCACCCGCATCCTGATCCGTGGCGACAGCCATTACGGCCGGGCGCAAGTCATGGCCTGGTGCGAGAACAATGCGATCGACTACCTCTTCGGCCTACCCGGCAACAAGGTTCTGCAGCGGCTCGTCGACGAGAGCGCCGACGACATCCGCACCCGCCGCGCGCTCGAGCGCAAGCCTGTGCTGCGCGGCTATGCCGAGACCCGCTACAAGGCGAAGTCCTGGAAGGCCGAACGCCGCACCTGCGCTCGCATCGAGGCAACCACCCTCGGCCTCGACATCCGCTTCGTCGTCACCAATCTCGACAAAGGCTCCGCCGAGCACATCTACGACGTGATCTACTGCGCCCGCGGCCAGGCCGAAAACCTGATCAAGATGCACAAGAGCCAGCTCGCATCCGACCGAACCTCCTGCCGCTCACCGATTGCCAACCAGGTCCGTCTTGTCCTGCACACCGCCGCATACTGGTTGATGCTCACCCTGCGCGAGGCGGTGCCAACGACCCATCATCTGCGCAACGCCGAGTTCGCTACGCTGCGGCTCAGGCTGCTCAAGCTCGGCGCCCGCGTCATCGAAACCGTCTCGCGCATCCGCCTGGCCTTCGCCGCCGCCTGTCCCGAGGCAAGTCTGTTCCGGGCGATCGCCAGCAATCTGCTACCAACAGGACCATGA
- a CDS encoding class I SAM-dependent methyltransferase, translating to MGSAQALALSCEMSVISLPTAPRENGIASTVSIRAGSVQLAALDVIGPHRSKGNEAVCTSPRTFHFIMKSLPSDLQGHTFVDIGSGKSRTLLLASRYPFAAIIGVEFARELVEIARGNIARFRDPSRKCRALSVVEADAAAYEFPEAPLVVYFYNPFSNVTLPWSAISPELRGACAFAQLTRRIKSRTLAVESLADGESGADGYRLVAEIGIFRRTSSR from the coding sequence ATGGGATCGGCGCAAGCGCTGGCTTTGTCCTGCGAAATGTCCGTTATATCGTTGCCGACCGCCCCGCGCGAAAATGGGATCGCCAGCACGGTGTCGATACGGGCCGGTTCGGTCCAGCTCGCTGCGTTGGATGTCATCGGCCCGCATCGCAGCAAGGGCAACGAAGCCGTATGCACATCGCCCAGAACCTTTCATTTCATCATGAAGTCGCTGCCCAGCGACCTCCAGGGCCATACATTCGTAGACATCGGCTCTGGAAAATCGCGAACGCTGTTGCTGGCGTCGCGATATCCGTTTGCAGCGATCATCGGGGTGGAGTTCGCGCGCGAGCTGGTCGAAATCGCCAGAGGCAACATCGCTCGCTTCAGGGATCCGTCACGGAAATGCCGGGCGCTCAGTGTCGTCGAGGCGGATGCGGCGGCTTACGAATTTCCCGAAGCGCCGCTGGTGGTTTATTTCTACAATCCTTTTTCTAACGTTACGCTACCATGGTCAGCCATATCGCCGGAACTTCGCGGCGCCTGCGCCTTTGCACAGCTAACAAGGCGAATAAAATCGCGAACGCTCGCAGTCGAAAGCTTGGCTGACGGCGAATCTGGTGCCGATGGATACAGATTGGTGGCCGAGATCGGAATCTTCAGGAGAACATCATCGCGGTAA